In one Musa acuminata AAA Group cultivar baxijiao chromosome BXJ2-5, Cavendish_Baxijiao_AAA, whole genome shotgun sequence genomic region, the following are encoded:
- the LOC135611708 gene encoding uncharacterized protein LOC135611708 produces the protein MMLRSSSTPVLGSLLSSSSSLHISSECSNHHHHSSPNPDLHSFSCHLSPTSDGFRDQSPSLGIRRSRSDGNLLSFLSDRHPPSPKCPSQLPHTTLETILSFSVYIRKTLAEEEAAEEEDDDENDGQRVDGGFDFASENRTGSASIGGPPPPPPLFLARGLGIDRIGSGLLTAGGGGGVGICDVPMGNGGEQSDVEMHYKRMVEENPSNALFLRNYAEFLYQAKGDIKRAEEYYSRAILADPDDGESLSQYARLVWELHQDEERASSYFQQAVQAAPHDSHVLAAYAEFLWYTEEDDDGEGGAEGDGSQNSTM, from the exons ATGATGTTGAGGAGCTCGTCCACCCCAGTTCTTGGctccctcctctcctcttcctcctccctccacaTCTCCTCCGAGTGTTCCAACCACCACCACCATTCCTCTCCCAACCCCGACCTCCACTCTTTCTCCTGTCATTTATCCCCTACCTCCGACGGCTTCCGTGACCAGAGCCCGTCCCTCGGCATCCGGAGAAGCCGCTCCGATGGCAATCTTCTCTCCTTTCTCTCTGACCGCCATCCGCCATCACCGAAGTGCCCCTCTCAACTTCCACATACGACTCTCGAGACCATCCTTTCCTTCTCCGTGTACATCCGGAAAACACTGGCAGAAGAGGAGGCAGCGGAGGAAGAAGACGATGACGAGAACGATGGGCAGCGCGTTGATGGAGGATTCGATTTTGCAAGCGAAAATCGAACTGGCTCTGCGAGTATTGgcgggccgccgccgccgcctccgttgTTCCTCGCGAGAGGGCTCGGGATCGACCGGATCGGGTCAGGACTCTTGACcgctggcggtggtggtggtgttgggaTATGCGACGTTCCGATGGGGAACGGAGGAGAGCAGTCGGATGTGGAGATGCACTACAAGCGGATGGTGGAGGAGAACCCAAGCAATGCTCTGTTCCTGAGAAACTACGCGGAGTTTCTCTACCAG GCCAAGGGAGACATTAAAAGAGCCGAGGAGTACTACTCTCGCGCTATACTTGCGGACCCTGATGATGGAGAAAGTCTATCACAATACGCTAGATTAGTGTGGGAGCTGCACCAGGATGAAGAACGAGCTTCCAGCTACTTTCAACAGGCAGTTCAAGCTGCACCTCATGACAG CCATGTTCTTGCTGCGTATGCTGAGTTCCTGTGGTACACAGAGGAGGACGATGATGGAGAAGGAGGTGCAGAAGGTGATGGATCGCAAAATTCCACCATGTGA
- the LOC135612503 gene encoding large ribosomal subunit protein eL21z/eL21y-like has protein sequence MPAGHGLRSRTRDLFSRPFRKKGYIPLTTYLRTYKIGDYVDVKVNGAVHKGMPHKFYHGRTGKVWNVTKRAIGVEINKQVGNRIIKKRIHVRVEHVLPSRCQEDFRARVKKNDQLKAEAKARGEVISTKRQPVGPKPGFMVEGATLETVTPIPYDVVNDLKGGY, from the exons ATGCCGGCTGGGCACGGGCTGAGGTCGAGGACGAGGGATCTCTTCTCCCGGCCCTTCCGTAAGAAGGGATACATCCCCCTGACCACCTACCTCCGAACCTACAAGATCGGCGACTATGTCGATGTCAAGGTGAACGGGGCCGTCCACAAGGGTATGCCCCACAAGTTCTACCACGGCCGCACCGGCAAGGTCTGGAACGTCACCAAGCGCGCCATCGGCGTCGAGATCAACAAGCAG GTTGGTAACCGCATCATCAAGAAAAGGATCCATGTCCGTGTGGAGCATGTGCTACCTTCAAGGTGCCAGGAAGATTTCCGTGCGAGGGTGAAAAAGAATGACCAGTTGAAGGCTGAGGCAAAGGCACGGGGTGAGGTCATCAGCACCAAACGGCAGCCGGTGGGCCCGAAGCCTGGTTTCATGGTGGAAGGCGCCACACTTGAGACCGTTACACCTATTCCTTATGATGTGGTCAATGATCTCAAGGGTGGCTACTAG